The following proteins come from a genomic window of Sebastes fasciatus isolate fSebFas1 chromosome 6, fSebFas1.pri, whole genome shotgun sequence:
- the LOC141768809 gene encoding voltage-dependent P/Q-type calcium channel subunit alpha-1A-like, whose protein sequence is MARFKGVRGFGARSPAGPPGRGASRQPGPPPLGVPRAYKQSMAQRARTMAIYNPIPIKQSFLTVNRSLFIFSEDNFIRKYAKKITEWPYPYSPV, encoded by the coding sequence ATGGCTCGCTTCAAAGGCGTTCGGGGGTTCGGAGCACGCAGTCCCGCGGGCCCGCCGGGCAGAGGGGCCAGCCGGCAGCCGGGGCCTCCTCCTCTGGGGGTCCCCAGGGCGTACAAGCAGAGCATGGCCCAGAGAGCCAGGACCATGGCCATCTACAACCCCATCCCCATCAAACAGAGCTTCCTCACCGTCAACcgctctctcttcatcttcaGCGAGGATAATTTCATACGGAAATATGCCAAAAAGATCACCGAATGGCCATATCCTTACAGTCCTGTCTAA